One Henriciella litoralis genomic window carries:
- a CDS encoding HD family hydrolase, whose product MSRPATTRSRKAPDRVWQRMLSGRRLDLLDPSPLDIEVDDIAHGLARVARWNGQTLGDHAFSVAQHSVIVEFICGELEPGLKPFERLMALHHDAAEYVIGDMISPFKTVLGDGYKSVENRLTEAVHLRFGLPARLPAPLKRLIKRADHICAWFEATQLAGFSTGEADKFFGTPPDGLEIELQPEAPTRAQAVFISRHEALLAAMEGRT is encoded by the coding sequence ATGAGCCGACCTGCAACGACCCGTTCAAGAAAAGCCCCCGACAGGGTCTGGCAGCGCATGCTGTCCGGGCGCCGTCTTGACCTGCTTGACCCATCACCATTGGATATTGAGGTCGACGACATTGCGCACGGACTGGCCCGCGTGGCCCGCTGGAATGGGCAGACTCTCGGCGATCATGCCTTTTCCGTCGCCCAGCACAGCGTCATCGTGGAATTCATCTGCGGCGAACTCGAACCAGGCCTTAAACCTTTCGAACGCTTGATGGCGCTGCACCATGACGCGGCCGAATATGTCATTGGCGACATGATCTCACCGTTCAAGACCGTGCTCGGCGATGGCTATAAATCTGTGGAGAACAGGCTGACCGAAGCGGTTCACCTGCGCTTTGGCCTGCCGGCGCGTCTGCCCGCACCGCTTAAACGTCTTATCAAGCGGGCCGATCATATCTGTGCCTGGTTCGAAGCCACGCAACTTGCCGGATTTTCAACGGGGGAAGCGGACAAATTCTTCGGCACGCCGCCCGACGGTCTCGAGATCGAGCTGCAGCCCGAAGCCCCTACCCGTGCGCAGGCCGTCTTTATCAGCCGCCACGAAGCCTTGCTGGCGGCGATGGAGGGGCGCACCTGA
- a CDS encoding NUDIX hydrolase, which produces MTATLIIGLSVVIVAMNDEDPGVLVARRGSDLAALPFGTFDPATHRTFEIALRGWVREQTGFDLGYVEQLYTFGDRDRETPEATLADAPANARVVSVGYLGLTPDQQDLPKQLKARWRGWYSHFPWEDHRTSRPAIIDDEIAPRLATWAAGSDARQARVHLAFGLNGHDWSEDRVLERYELLYEAGLVIECARDAGLPLPDVKLGEPMASDHRRILATAMERLRGKIRYRPVVFELMPNRFTLSALQATCEGVLGLPLHKQNFRRSLERTGLVEGTGEMMSATGGRPAELYRFKREKVRKSAALGISAPTVRREP; this is translated from the coding sequence ATGACGGCGACGCTGATCATTGGTCTCTCCGTCGTGATCGTCGCGATGAATGACGAAGACCCGGGCGTGCTGGTGGCCCGGCGCGGCAGTGATCTCGCTGCCCTGCCCTTCGGTACGTTCGATCCGGCAACGCATCGCACCTTTGAAATCGCCCTGAGGGGCTGGGTGCGGGAGCAGACCGGCTTTGATCTTGGCTATGTTGAACAGCTTTACACCTTTGGCGACCGGGACCGTGAAACGCCCGAAGCCACGCTCGCAGATGCGCCGGCCAATGCCCGCGTGGTATCTGTCGGTTATCTCGGCCTGACACCTGACCAGCAAGACCTGCCCAAGCAACTCAAAGCGCGTTGGCGCGGCTGGTATAGCCATTTCCCATGGGAAGATCATCGCACCAGCCGCCCGGCCATTATCGACGATGAAATCGCGCCGCGTCTGGCAACCTGGGCCGCAGGTAGCGATGCGCGGCAGGCGCGGGTGCACCTCGCTTTTGGCCTGAACGGGCATGACTGGAGCGAAGACCGTGTGCTGGAGCGCTATGAGCTGCTCTATGAAGCCGGGCTCGTCATTGAGTGTGCCCGCGATGCCGGCCTGCCTCTGCCGGATGTCAAACTTGGCGAACCGATGGCGTCCGACCACAGGCGGATTCTGGCCACCGCGATGGAGCGCCTGCGCGGCAAGATCCGCTATCGTCCTGTCGTCTTCGAACTAATGCCGAACCGGTTCACGCTGTCTGCCTTGCAGGCGACCTGCGAAGGTGTTCTCGGCCTGCCGCTTCACAAGCAGAACTTCCGGCGTTCGCTGGAGCGCACGGGGCTTGTCGAAGGCACCGGCGAGATGATGTCGGCAACAGGCGGGCGACCGGCTGAGCTTTACCGCTTCAAGCGTGAGAAAGTCCGCAAAAGCGCGGCGCTTGGCATCTCAGCGCCGACGGTGCGCCGCGAGCCTTAA
- a CDS encoding rhomboid family intramembrane serine protease — protein sequence MPLIVILLTVAIVAASTVQLMSENSILFPRSISEWMFEAGAIAGGPDFQGVYRPLGWFAPLVLHVFLHGGIFHLAMNMTAMVAFGPPIAMAFGRDLKGALGFLIFFVGAAIAGALFQIGWSDLTGQSELAIGTSSALSGFLPAVGWIMGGYKQAIRMSVPWLLINIAIAVTGELLAGAVGIRLAWAAHIGGLAGGFVLFPLLLAVFNPRVWARIRQLHH from the coding sequence ATGCCTCTGATCGTCATCCTGTTGACGGTGGCCATCGTCGCCGCATCGACGGTGCAGTTGATGTCTGAGAATTCGATTCTCTTCCCGCGATCGATTTCCGAATGGATGTTTGAGGCAGGTGCAATCGCTGGCGGCCCCGATTTTCAGGGCGTCTATCGGCCACTTGGCTGGTTCGCGCCGCTTGTCCTTCACGTCTTCCTGCATGGCGGTATCTTTCACCTTGCAATGAACATGACCGCGATGGTCGCTTTCGGGCCGCCGATTGCCATGGCGTTTGGGCGAGACCTTAAGGGCGCGCTCGGCTTCCTGATCTTCTTTGTCGGGGCGGCCATTGCCGGCGCACTGTTCCAGATTGGATGGAGTGACCTTACCGGACAGTCAGAACTCGCGATCGGTACGTCGTCTGCCCTCTCGGGCTTCTTGCCGGCTGTCGGCTGGATCATGGGCGGTTATAAGCAGGCGATCCGCATGTCGGTGCCCTGGCTCTTGATCAACATTGCGATTGCTGTGACCGGCGAGCTGCTGGCCGGCGCGGTTGGGATCAGGCTAGCCTGGGCGGCGCATATTGGCGGTCTTGCGGGCGGCTTTGTGCTGTTCCCGCTCTTGCTTGCCGTATTCAACCCACGCGTCTGGGCGCGCATCCGGCAGCTGCATCATTAA